The genomic window TTTGCTTTCAAAAGTACTAGTCTTGTTATCTGATGCTAATGCCAGTGTCCTGACAATCAACCAAAATATTCCAATTCACGATCTTGCCAGTGTGGTCTTATCATTTGATATTAGCCACTTGACCGGTACGATCGATGATTTATTGGACAAACTAAAAAAATTCGATGGAATCAGTAATGTGCAACTGATTTCGATCGAATAACTAACCTTTGACCAGCCGTTTGGCTGGTTTTTTTATTGAAGATTTAAACTACTTTATAGGCGGTATGCGGGCCGACTCCGGGGTGGGATTGCTTAATTGGCTCCGGAACGTAGAGGGCCCACTTCGAGCCTCCCGACTTCGTCACCAGTCTTGAAGCTGCACCTTCCACTAAGCACTGCTTCGCATTGCTAACTGGAATATCTCTACTTGGGCCAAACGCAATCCCACCCCTGCGTCTAAATAGAGTTTCGTCAAAACTTCTTTTTATGTTGAATGAAGGTATGTGACTTTTGTTTTTGAAAGGATTTGAGTTGGTCTGATCAATCTAGTTTGGAGTTCTTTCGTCGGGCTTCGCCCAACTCGATCACATTAGCTTCTAATGTGATACATAGATATATTATGTCTCAATAACCATCAAAGACTAAGGATTGCTTTTGAATTCCTAAAAATGATCCGTGTGGGCATGTAATCGAAAACAATAGTTAACAGACAATCCAACATTACGAGCGCGTGACGCGCCATCTCTTTGTTTTTTATATAGCGGAAACGCGCAAAACCAAACAGAATACTACTGCATAAGGTCAAAAAGGTTCCGGGGGAACAGTCCCCCTCCGCCTTTCTGCCCTTATGCTCCGCATTCTAACCGTTTGGTTTTGCGCTCTTTTGTTCTATTTTGGCCATGCGATATACATTGCGAGTAGTACTCCGAATGTTCCTACTCCGTAACAGCTTTTGGAAATCATTGAACTTCTGATGTGGGATCCTGAGACGAGAAATACTAGTCCTACTATAAAAGCGACTACCATAAAAATAAAATCCATTATTCGCCTCCATTTTCTTTTTTATCGATAATAAACACTTTAACTGATAAATGTGAACAAAGATTGAACATGCTATGTGTTTTTATGGTAGTTTTCTCAATTGGCAAGTTGGTATAAACTAGAGTCAACATTTGAGGGGGAAATTCCATGGCAAAATTTTCATTACTTATCACCCTGTTTGCGGCACTCGTCACGCCACTGATCTTAGCTCGCTTTAAGATTACTCGAGTACCTGGTGCGGTGTCCGAAATCATTATGGGAATCATCATTGGAAAAACTGGATTTAACCTAGTTCAACCAGATTTGACATTAAGATATTTGGCAAACTTAGGAGTTATCATGTTGATCTTTTTAGGGGGTATGGAGATCAACTTTAAATTACTTGAGCCGCAAAAAAATAAAACTAAAGAAATTTCACCGTTAGGAATTGCTTCGGTTGGTTTCTTCAGTATTTTGATCATGTCGCTCATCTTGAGTACCGTTCTGTATGCGACTGGATTATTCCACAACTTTATTTTGGCAACGATTTTATTCTGTACGATTGCAATGGGCGTTTTAATATCATTGCTCAAAGAAACAGGATTGCTCGACAAAGAGTACGGTCAAACAATTCTGTTAACAGCAGTTTTGGGAGAATTCATCCCACTACTAGCTTTGACCATCTACTCAGCCGTCAAACAACGTAACTACGTTTCAGCATTTGGATTACCGGTCATCTTTTTAATCGCCATTTTCTTATTGCATCGATTCAAACCGGTTTATAAATTTTTCGACCAGATCAATAAATCTACCACGCAACTTGATATCAGATTAGCTTTCTTCTTAATTTTTGCATTAGTAACTTTCGCAGAACAAATTGGTGCCGAAAGTATCCTTGGTGCTTTCTTAGCCGGTGCAGTTATGAAATTGCTTCAGCCAAATGAAGATACCCAGAGTAAATTAAGTTCCATGGGATACGGATTTTTCATTCCGATCTTCTTCATTGTAACTGGAGTTAATTTGAACCTACGGACATTATTCAGCAACCAACAAGCTTTATTATTGATTCCAATCTTCTTGATTGCCTTCATCGTTTCCAAAGCCATCGTCTACTTCGTCTTCAAACCAAGATTTGGTCACAGACTAGCAATGGCAGCTTCCGTTTTAACCGCAACCACAATTACATTGGTATTGCCTATTTTGGAAGTTGGAAAAAGTTTGAAGTTGATCAGTGCAACACAAGCAGGAGCAATTACTTTAGCAGCAATTATTACCTGTTTAGTTTGTCCTACTTTATTTAATAAGATAATCGACAGTAAAAAGGCATCATAGAAATCAGCACTCAAATGTGCTGATTTTTTATTGTCCAAGGATATCGTTATGGAATTATGTGTGACTATTCCTGTCTTTATAACGGAAACGCGCAAAACCAAACAGAACGCTACTGCATAAGGGCAAAAAGGTTCCGGGGGAACAGTCCCCCTCCGCCACTACTATCTTTATAGCTAAAACGCGCAAAAAAAATTGAAGCCGGACACATAAGATAATCCAACACTCCTTCGGTCTTACGGCATCCAATGAGAACCCTTTACCGGTAGTCTGCGAGCGCAGTGCAAGGAGGACCGACTCCGTATTAGCTTATCTTATGCTCTGGCTTCACCCAATTTTTTTTGTGCTCTTTTTTCACTTATACAAATGAAATGGTTCCTTTGTGAGTCCCATGTCGAGTGCTCGGTACATGTATCTGGCTGCTATTGAGGAATAGTGGCCCCACTTCTTGCAC from Companilactobacillus sp. includes these protein-coding regions:
- a CDS encoding cation:proton antiporter, giving the protein MAKFSLLITLFAALVTPLILARFKITRVPGAVSEIIMGIIIGKTGFNLVQPDLTLRYLANLGVIMLIFLGGMEINFKLLEPQKNKTKEISPLGIASVGFFSILIMSLILSTVLYATGLFHNFILATILFCTIAMGVLISLLKETGLLDKEYGQTILLTAVLGEFIPLLALTIYSAVKQRNYVSAFGLPVIFLIAIFLLHRFKPVYKFFDQINKSTTQLDIRLAFFLIFALVTFAEQIGAESILGAFLAGAVMKLLQPNEDTQSKLSSMGYGFFIPIFFIVTGVNLNLRTLFSNQQALLLIPIFLIAFIVSKAIVYFVFKPRFGHRLAMAASVLTATTITLVLPILEVGKSLKLISATQAGAITLAAIITCLVCPTLFNKIIDSKKAS